From the genome of Gemmatimonas phototrophica, one region includes:
- a CDS encoding SusC/RagA family TonB-linked outer membrane protein, with amino-acid sequence MPGALLARSSRFVAALLLALAVPLARSHAQGPTAIIEGRVTDAVSQRPLENVQVTIDGTQLGAMTNASGNYRITGIPTPSGSAEVVVRVRAIGYSRETRTVTVTSGQTARRDFAVTVSAIQLNQVVVTGSGQKTEVKRLGNTVAVIQPPANAPINDISNLLTAREPGVSGLVSGGLSGEGAKIRIRGNASLSQSNEPIIFVDGVRINSGGGFGIGNGGGGSPSRIDDIDPSTIERVEVLKGAAAATLYGTEASNGVIQFFTKSGTSSSPRWTMQLQQDAVDFGNRVAPNSGYARTQARADSLATYWNKPGLKAFEVFEVPVFKDYITETGLGNIASASVQGGGQNVTYFASGRYYRENGPFGGNDYGPAQDVVRRIQTTANLSLVPTKNLRVRFNNAYYNTANETPENNNNIYGVNSLSYMARPELANCNASTYISPGRCSGAGNAFGNQAFMTVREAMQVTNKTSTQRYVGTLDASYTATERLTLSSTFGFDYAAQRDFGFSPFGYNVDLFTSNNPDGSRQVFSAGTRVLTLDGKLAYNRDFGPFTTSNVAGLQVFNNRTETNTGSSAFFPGPGIEVVGAGGQNISAGESFLTTVNGGYFAQSQIGWHDWVFGTVGGRYDFASAFGKDAGGVFYPKASLSVVPSDRQGWSSTLLSTFRLRAAIGQSGRQPGAFDQFTTFSPQVTAVGSGLIPSQLGNPGLKPEISTEVEAGFEAGLFNNKVALEYTAWTRTVNDALVPRTFPTSGGFRNSQLTNIGTIDANGMEIGLRSQVINKNTNKLELFANAAYLNQTLTSLGGAPAIRVSGGYARYRIYLKEGAPLGSIYEPRLASACGTVPATNAAGKPITCYNNGQIPINFNGRGTAASREELLAYFATPRDIQQSSVQSTLQPLLADYEGNGILFEQRVGKSIPTWTGAFGGTWSFASHWKIQNTLEYRTGYLVSNLTDGFRLSQHPSIGSNRREFSELQSVMQNPASTPEQRVQAAETYIRGYRRLLEPGLYQGQNGSFLRWRELAVTYNFGADMAKKLGFRDASLTFAGRNLLMWTKYPGQDPESNENGRGSTGSLADNFQNATDGFGLPIPRRLSLALNLNF; translated from the coding sequence ATGCCCGGAGCTCTACTCGCCCGAAGCTCACGCTTCGTCGCCGCGTTGCTGCTCGCCTTGGCGGTACCTTTGGCGCGCAGTCATGCCCAAGGTCCCACCGCGATCATCGAAGGCCGCGTCACCGACGCGGTCAGCCAGCGTCCCCTCGAAAACGTGCAAGTCACGATCGATGGCACCCAGCTTGGTGCGATGACCAACGCGTCAGGCAACTACCGTATCACCGGCATCCCCACGCCGTCCGGTTCGGCGGAAGTGGTGGTTCGTGTCCGTGCCATCGGTTACTCCCGTGAAACGCGCACGGTCACCGTCACGAGCGGCCAGACCGCCCGTCGCGACTTTGCCGTCACGGTGTCCGCCATTCAGCTCAACCAGGTCGTCGTGACTGGCTCCGGTCAGAAAACCGAAGTCAAGCGCCTCGGCAACACGGTGGCTGTCATTCAGCCGCCGGCCAACGCCCCCATCAACGACATCTCCAATCTGCTCACCGCGCGTGAGCCGGGCGTGTCGGGTCTGGTGAGCGGTGGTCTCTCGGGCGAAGGCGCCAAGATCCGCATCCGCGGTAACGCCTCGCTCTCGCAGTCCAACGAGCCCATCATCTTTGTCGATGGCGTGCGTATCAACTCGGGCGGTGGCTTTGGCATCGGTAACGGTGGCGGTGGTTCGCCCTCGCGTATCGACGACATCGACCCCAGCACCATTGAGCGCGTCGAAGTGCTGAAGGGTGCCGCGGCCGCCACGCTGTACGGCACCGAAGCCTCCAACGGCGTAATTCAGTTCTTCACCAAGTCGGGCACCTCCAGCTCGCCGCGGTGGACGATGCAGCTGCAGCAGGACGCGGTGGACTTCGGCAATCGTGTGGCCCCCAACTCGGGCTACGCCCGCACGCAGGCCCGCGCCGACTCGCTCGCGACCTACTGGAACAAGCCGGGCCTCAAGGCCTTCGAAGTGTTCGAAGTGCCGGTCTTCAAGGACTACATCACTGAAACGGGCCTCGGCAACATCGCCTCTGCCAGCGTGCAGGGTGGTGGCCAGAACGTCACCTACTTCGCGTCCGGTCGCTACTACCGCGAAAATGGTCCGTTCGGTGGCAACGATTACGGCCCGGCGCAGGACGTGGTCCGTCGTATCCAGACCACGGCCAACCTGTCGCTGGTGCCCACGAAGAACCTCCGCGTCCGTTTCAACAACGCGTACTACAACACCGCGAACGAAACGCCGGAAAACAACAACAACATCTACGGCGTGAATTCGTTGTCGTACATGGCGCGCCCCGAGCTCGCCAACTGCAACGCCTCCACGTACATCTCCCCGGGCCGCTGCTCGGGCGCCGGCAACGCCTTTGGCAACCAGGCGTTCATGACGGTCCGTGAAGCCATGCAGGTGACCAACAAGACGTCCACGCAGCGCTATGTCGGTACGCTGGACGCCTCCTACACGGCCACCGAGCGCCTCACGCTGTCGTCCACGTTCGGCTTCGACTACGCCGCGCAGCGCGACTTCGGCTTCTCGCCGTTCGGCTACAACGTCGACCTCTTCACGTCCAACAATCCGGACGGGTCGCGTCAGGTGTTCTCGGCTGGCACGCGCGTGCTCACGCTCGACGGCAAGCTGGCCTACAACCGCGACTTCGGCCCGTTCACCACGTCCAACGTGGCCGGTCTGCAGGTCTTCAACAACCGCACCGAAACCAACACGGGCTCGTCGGCCTTCTTCCCGGGCCCCGGCATTGAAGTGGTCGGCGCCGGCGGTCAGAACATCTCCGCGGGTGAGTCGTTCCTCACCACGGTGAACGGCGGTTACTTCGCGCAGTCGCAGATCGGCTGGCACGACTGGGTGTTCGGCACGGTTGGCGGCCGGTACGACTTCGCCTCCGCGTTCGGTAAGGATGCTGGCGGCGTGTTCTATCCCAAGGCGTCGCTCTCCGTGGTGCCGTCGGATCGTCAGGGGTGGAGCTCCACGTTGCTCTCCACCTTCCGTCTGCGTGCGGCCATTGGTCAGTCGGGCCGTCAGCCCGGCGCTTTCGACCAGTTCACGACGTTCTCGCCGCAGGTCACCGCGGTGGGTTCCGGCCTCATTCCGTCGCAGCTGGGCAACCCGGGCCTCAAGCCCGAAATCTCGACGGAAGTGGAAGCGGGTTTTGAAGCCGGCCTGTTCAACAACAAGGTCGCCCTCGAGTACACCGCGTGGACCCGTACCGTGAACGACGCCCTCGTGCCGCGTACCTTCCCCACGTCGGGTGGTTTCCGCAATTCGCAGCTGACCAACATCGGCACGATCGACGCGAACGGCATGGAAATCGGCCTGCGCTCGCAGGTGATCAACAAGAACACGAACAAGCTTGAGCTCTTCGCCAACGCGGCGTACCTCAACCAGACGCTCACGAGCCTCGGTGGCGCTCCGGCCATTCGCGTCTCGGGCGGCTACGCGCGCTATCGCATCTATCTCAAGGAAGGGGCGCCCCTCGGCTCCATCTACGAGCCGCGTCTCGCCAGCGCCTGCGGCACCGTGCCGGCCACCAACGCGGCAGGCAAGCCGATCACCTGCTACAACAACGGCCAGATCCCCATCAACTTCAACGGCCGTGGCACTGCCGCGTCGCGTGAAGAGTTGCTGGCGTATTTCGCCACCCCGCGTGACATCCAGCAGTCGTCGGTGCAGTCCACGCTGCAGCCGCTCCTGGCTGACTACGAGGGCAACGGCATCCTGTTCGAACAGCGCGTGGGCAAGAGCATACCCACGTGGACCGGCGCCTTTGGTGGCACGTGGTCGTTTGCGAGCCACTGGAAGATCCAGAACACGCTGGAGTATCGCACCGGCTACCTGGTGTCGAACCTCACCGACGGATTCCGTCTGTCGCAGCACCCGTCCATCGGCTCGAACCGCCGGGAATTCTCGGAGCTGCAGTCGGTCATGCAGAACCCGGCCAGCACGCCGGAACAGCGTGTCCAGGCCGCGGAGACGTACATCCGCGGCTATCGTCGCCTGCTCGAGCCCGGCTTGTATCAGGGGCAGAACGGCAGCTTCCTGCGGTGGCGCGAACTCGCGGTCACCTACAACTTCGGCGCCGACATGGCCAAGAAGCTCGGATTCCGCGATGCCTCGCTCACCTTCGCCGGT
- a CDS encoding tetratricopeptide repeat protein, translating to MTRRRVAQRLAPRLAQLAALFTFAACTGESTPATDATTPLSTAALETPVSPPASAFAGTESCASCHAEQSSAWRASTHGNAGGIPGSRSNNVRVIAPFNGAPIRFADATVIPRQNAGRYEFVVQREGERDTSYAVTGVIGGGHMQGGGTQGFVTNWMDGSVRFLPFDWSKDSRTWFCNTGTRTNAGWQPVTRSMRLADCGDWPPMRILGDEPRFSNCQSCHGSNISVRFDDTKKQWRTDIASFAVNCESCHGPAARHVQLMKQGSTSADIGLVALATLSKDESVATCMGCHALKTRLTSGYTPGAQLTDFYSVALSQLGDTPFTPDGRTRTFAYQEGHYASDCYRNGGMTCASCHDPHSQGYRTVTGEPIPGRVDDRQCTSCHASKRENVSLHTKHPAKSTGSNCVSCHMPYEQQHELGRAIRYGRSDHTIAIPRAALDSSLGLVGSCRSCHATMSVQELEAQTRRWWGTLKPHEPAVAGILAARGNSDVATATSQLLHPTSRNAMAQVAGMAEWLDRFAQPRMESVPATLEAQLTQLADSPDLDVQALALATLHYTRGHDRGVRRTLEQHLEQAPRQSALRRRWAMVLGGLGDAAREAGNTAAAVAAYRAALQVIPNAAPLLVNLGLAHAAVGDMPSALSAYRASLQSDPRQPLAEVNVGVALEQGGDLEGARGAYERAISLDPTLALPYLNIGTTLLRSERAAEARPWLEQALARDPGLATAHFQLALVFVQSGELAKAEQSVKRSLALDAANGEAVKLLEALREARR from the coding sequence ATGACGCGCCGCCGTGTTGCCCAACGCCTTGCGCCGCGGCTCGCGCAGCTTGCGGCGCTGTTCACCTTCGCAGCGTGCACCGGAGAGTCCACACCGGCCACCGACGCCACCACACCGCTCTCAACGGCTGCATTGGAGACGCCGGTCTCCCCACCGGCCAGCGCCTTTGCCGGAACCGAAAGCTGTGCGTCGTGCCACGCCGAGCAAAGCAGCGCCTGGCGGGCCTCCACGCACGGAAACGCCGGCGGCATTCCGGGCAGTCGCAGTAATAATGTGCGAGTCATCGCCCCGTTCAACGGCGCGCCCATACGCTTTGCCGACGCCACGGTTATTCCGCGACAGAACGCCGGCCGCTACGAGTTTGTCGTGCAGCGCGAGGGCGAACGCGATACCAGCTATGCCGTCACCGGTGTGATTGGTGGAGGGCACATGCAGGGGGGCGGCACGCAGGGCTTTGTGACCAACTGGATGGATGGCAGCGTACGGTTTCTGCCCTTCGACTGGAGCAAGGACAGCCGCACCTGGTTCTGCAACACCGGCACGCGTACCAACGCAGGGTGGCAGCCCGTTACCCGCAGCATGCGGCTGGCCGACTGTGGCGACTGGCCCCCCATGCGCATCCTGGGTGACGAGCCTCGCTTCAGCAATTGTCAGTCGTGCCACGGCAGCAACATCTCCGTGCGGTTTGACGACACCAAAAAGCAGTGGCGCACCGACATTGCCAGCTTTGCCGTGAACTGCGAAAGCTGTCATGGTCCGGCCGCACGCCATGTGCAACTCATGAAGCAGGGCAGTACGAGTGCGGACATCGGGCTGGTGGCATTGGCCACCCTCTCCAAAGACGAGAGCGTCGCCACCTGCATGGGCTGTCACGCCCTCAAGACGCGACTGACCAGCGGCTACACACCAGGTGCGCAACTCACCGATTTCTATTCCGTCGCGCTGTCGCAGCTGGGTGATACGCCCTTCACCCCCGACGGGCGCACGCGCACTTTTGCCTATCAGGAAGGGCATTACGCCAGCGATTGCTATCGCAATGGCGGGATGACCTGCGCGTCGTGCCACGATCCGCATAGCCAAGGCTATCGTACCGTGACAGGCGAACCCATTCCCGGTCGCGTGGACGACCGGCAGTGCACCAGCTGCCACGCGAGCAAGCGCGAGAATGTGTCGCTGCATACCAAGCATCCGGCGAAGAGCACTGGCAGCAACTGTGTGTCCTGCCACATGCCCTACGAGCAGCAGCACGAGCTGGGGCGTGCCATCAGGTACGGGCGCTCCGACCATACCATTGCCATTCCGCGCGCGGCGCTCGACTCGTCGCTGGGACTCGTGGGCTCCTGCCGCTCCTGTCATGCCACCATGTCGGTGCAGGAGCTGGAAGCGCAGACGCGCCGGTGGTGGGGCACGCTCAAGCCGCACGAGCCGGCCGTTGCCGGTATTCTGGCCGCCCGGGGCAACAGCGATGTGGCCACGGCCACGTCACAACTGTTGCACCCCACCTCTCGCAACGCCATGGCACAGGTGGCGGGGATGGCCGAGTGGCTGGATCGTTTTGCGCAGCCGCGCATGGAGAGCGTTCCCGCAACGCTTGAGGCGCAGCTGACGCAGTTGGCGGATAGCCCCGACCTGGATGTCCAGGCTTTGGCGCTGGCCACGCTGCATTACACGCGCGGCCATGACCGCGGTGTTCGCCGCACGCTTGAACAGCACCTTGAACAGGCGCCCCGGCAGAGCGCGTTGCGGCGCCGGTGGGCCATGGTGCTGGGCGGGCTGGGAGATGCCGCCCGTGAGGCCGGTAACACTGCCGCGGCGGTCGCCGCCTACCGGGCGGCGCTGCAGGTCATCCCCAACGCTGCACCGCTGCTGGTGAACCTCGGGCTTGCCCACGCCGCCGTTGGCGACATGCCTTCGGCATTGTCGGCCTACCGCGCTTCGCTGCAGTCCGATCCGCGCCAGCCGCTGGCCGAGGTCAATGTCGGCGTGGCTCTGGAACAGGGCGGCGATCTGGAGGGCGCCCGCGGGGCCTACGAGCGGGCGATTTCCCTCGACCCCACCCTGGCGCTTCCCTACCTCAATATTGGCACCACGCTGTTGCGCAGCGAGCGAGCCGCGGAGGCCCGGCCATGGCTGGAACAGGCGCTGGCCCGCGATCCAGGGCTGGCCACTGCCCACTTCCAGCTGGCGCTGGTGTTCGTGCAGTCGGGGGAGCTGGCCAAGGCCGAACAGTCGGTAAAGCGGTCGCTGGCCCTCGACGCGGCGAACGGCGAGGCGGTGAAGCTCCTGGAGGCGCTGCGCGAGGCGCGGCGCTAA
- a CDS encoding c-type cytochrome yields the protein MRHVSPLLRVLYCIAILTLPAATSAQNPAAPLSAFATAKAERLLRDKASCLGCHQLKGEGGVLGPALDDVRTRRDAAYIAAMVSDPQHTKPGASMPRIRMPASERQLLVRYLGGDATQIVTAPLSPAAGSTDGKTLYAQWCAGCHGATGKGDGPNAARLPVPPAKHGDGKAMSARSDDALFDTIEAGGAIMNKSHRMPAFGGSLTSLQIRALVQYIRTLCNCQPPAWSRDGLQP from the coding sequence GTGCGTCACGTCTCGCCGCTGCTTCGGGTGTTGTACTGCATCGCCATACTGACGCTCCCCGCCGCGACCAGCGCGCAAAATCCTGCCGCCCCGCTGTCGGCCTTTGCCACCGCCAAGGCCGAACGCCTGCTGCGCGACAAGGCGAGCTGTCTGGGGTGTCACCAGCTCAAGGGCGAAGGCGGTGTGCTGGGCCCCGCGCTCGACGATGTACGCACCCGCCGTGATGCCGCGTACATCGCTGCCATGGTGAGCGATCCGCAACACACCAAACCCGGCGCCAGCATGCCGCGCATTCGCATGCCCGCCAGCGAACGGCAGCTGCTCGTGCGCTACCTGGGTGGTGATGCGACACAAATCGTAACCGCCCCGCTGTCGCCCGCAGCGGGAAGCACCGACGGCAAAACACTCTACGCCCAATGGTGCGCCGGCTGCCACGGCGCCACCGGCAAGGGAGATGGCCCCAACGCCGCGCGGCTCCCCGTGCCTCCCGCCAAACACGGTGACGGCAAAGCCATGAGTGCGCGTAGCGACGATGCCCTCTTTGACACCATTGAGGCCGGCGGTGCCATCATGAACAAGTCTCACCGCATGCCCGCCTTTGGAGGGTCGCTCACGTCGCTGCAAATCCGGGCACTGGTGCAGTACATCCGGACGCTGTGCAACTGCCAGCCCCCCGCCTGGTCACGCGACGGCCTGCAGCCATGA
- a CDS encoding carboxypeptidase regulatory-like domain-containing protein, with protein sequence MRSPVSTLLCTLLLAAAVPASAQSPVRARVRGEVLDSVRSRMLTGATVQLVSADSATSGRILAGVTNLQGVFQIEDVPAGVYLVGFLHPFLDSLGIESSLLRVEVASDEPLMVKLATPSASTLIEARCGAPSPELPRGMYFGTVRLANGASIGTPARVRAQYNTNRVTPQGLERVPNVRIATSTPEGTFAVCGVPPNGAITVRGFAGADSSGFVELPVPGNGLLLRDLFIGSATRAQVRGNRVTSVLTGKATLRGVARNQTGQPVNGARVTVWGTGVEATANSAGQYQFANLPEGSYTVEARAVGFQPHRVSVDLGANRDAVADLALTPLVTTVDTLRVRANRAVPLEEFERRRKLGFGHFLTEEDIKRKAPIYMGDVFRGLPGIVTMPGQFGRDRVLVRSSGITGDCAPAIFLNGMLVNIEDGDLDNIINPKDVRAVELYARTSSIPLQFQTRNGCGSAVIWTGARMDDPPVKK encoded by the coding sequence ATGCGCTCTCCCGTCTCAACTCTCCTGTGCACACTGCTGCTGGCCGCCGCCGTGCCGGCGTCCGCCCAGAGCCCCGTGCGGGCACGCGTGCGTGGCGAGGTGCTGGACAGCGTGCGCTCCCGCATGCTGACCGGCGCCACGGTGCAGCTGGTCTCGGCCGACAGCGCGACCAGCGGGCGCATTTTGGCCGGGGTCACCAATCTGCAGGGCGTCTTTCAGATTGAGGATGTGCCTGCCGGGGTGTATCTCGTCGGCTTCCTGCACCCGTTTCTCGACAGCCTGGGTATTGAAAGCAGCCTGCTGCGCGTGGAAGTCGCCTCGGACGAGCCGCTGATGGTCAAGTTGGCCACCCCGTCGGCCAGCACCCTGATCGAAGCGCGCTGTGGTGCTCCGTCTCCGGAGTTGCCACGCGGCATGTACTTCGGCACTGTACGCCTCGCCAATGGCGCATCCATTGGCACTCCCGCACGGGTGCGGGCGCAATACAACACCAACCGCGTCACACCGCAGGGGCTGGAGCGCGTCCCCAACGTGCGCATTGCTACCAGCACCCCCGAAGGCACGTTCGCTGTATGCGGCGTCCCACCGAATGGAGCCATTACCGTGCGCGGCTTTGCCGGGGCCGACAGCAGTGGCTTCGTGGAGTTGCCGGTGCCAGGCAATGGGCTGCTGCTGCGCGATCTGTTCATTGGGTCCGCCACGCGCGCGCAGGTCAGGGGCAATCGCGTGACCAGCGTGCTGACAGGCAAGGCCACGTTACGCGGGGTGGCGCGCAACCAGACCGGGCAACCCGTGAACGGGGCACGCGTCACCGTGTGGGGCACCGGCGTTGAGGCCACGGCAAACAGCGCGGGGCAATATCAGTTCGCCAATCTGCCCGAAGGCAGCTACACCGTGGAAGCGCGCGCGGTAGGCTTTCAGCCGCACCGGGTGTCGGTAGATCTGGGGGCCAACCGAGACGCGGTTGCCGATCTGGCGCTCACACCGCTGGTCACCACGGTGGACACGTTGCGTGTGCGTGCCAACCGGGCCGTACCGCTCGAAGAATTTGAACGACGTCGCAAACTGGGCTTCGGACATTTCCTCACCGAAGAGGACATCAAGCGGAAAGCGCCGATCTATATGGGCGACGTCTTCCGTGGCCTGCCGGGCATCGTCACCATGCCGGGTCAGTTCGGTCGCGACCGCGTGCTGGTACGCAGCAGCGGAATCACTGGCGACTGCGCCCCGGCCATTTTCCTGAACGGCATGCTGGTGAACATCGAGGACGGTGACCTCGACAACATCATCAACCCCAAGGATGTGCGCGCCGTGGAACTCTACGCTCGCACGTCCAGCATTCCGTTGCAGTTCCAGACCCGCAATGGCTGTGGCTCCGCCGTCATCTGGACCGGTGCGCGTATGGACGACCCGCCGGTGAAGAAGTAG
- a CDS encoding (Fe-S)-binding protein, with amino-acid sequence MTSASPAIGTPACALPGSPLQQAAAGLDACVHCGFCLQACPTYVNLEDENDSPRGRLVLMRRMLDGEIALDDRDAGRHIDRCLGCRACETACPSGVPYGELLEATRATMAPVRGTPLVARLVLWVFQHHLLLRTALAAARLVRATGLPRLLAPVVPRRLGFPLAMLASTSPHVARRTTTRAATNGTPVTLLEGCVMSGLFAHVNEATTSALNHNGFTPCTTSGQRCCGALHAHAGDLEGARALARQNIDAFAAHPSALVVVNAAGCGAMLKQYGHLLHDDPAYATRAQELAARTRDVSELLASAGPRRGTRTMDRRVTHDPPCHQMHAQRIVQPPLQLLGAVPGLDLIPLEDADQCCGSAGIYNLVEPDTSDAVLAPKLARIKESHAELLASGNPGCLMQIGAGLLLERSEVRVVHPVELLAASYE; translated from the coding sequence GTGACTTCCGCATCTCCTGCCATTGGCACCCCGGCGTGTGCCCTGCCCGGCTCTCCGTTGCAGCAGGCCGCTGCCGGACTGGATGCCTGTGTGCACTGCGGCTTCTGCCTGCAGGCGTGTCCTACGTACGTCAATCTCGAAGACGAAAACGATTCCCCGCGCGGGCGACTCGTGCTCATGCGACGGATGCTCGACGGCGAGATTGCGCTCGACGATCGCGATGCCGGGCGGCACATCGACCGCTGCCTGGGCTGCCGAGCATGCGAAACCGCCTGCCCCAGCGGCGTGCCGTACGGCGAACTGCTGGAGGCCACGCGCGCAACGATGGCACCAGTACGCGGCACCCCACTAGTGGCCCGTCTGGTGCTCTGGGTGTTTCAGCATCATCTGCTGCTGCGCACGGCGCTCGCCGCCGCGCGCCTCGTTCGCGCCACAGGGCTTCCCCGCCTGCTCGCCCCCGTCGTCCCGCGGCGGCTGGGATTCCCGTTGGCCATGCTGGCGTCTACCAGCCCCCATGTGGCACGCCGTACCACAACGCGCGCCGCCACCAACGGCACGCCGGTGACGTTGCTGGAAGGGTGCGTGATGTCCGGGCTTTTTGCCCACGTCAACGAGGCCACGACCTCGGCACTGAATCACAACGGCTTCACCCCGTGCACCACCAGCGGGCAACGGTGCTGCGGGGCGCTGCACGCACACGCCGGGGATCTCGAGGGCGCCCGCGCCCTCGCCCGACAAAACATTGACGCGTTTGCCGCCCACCCGTCAGCGCTCGTCGTGGTGAACGCCGCCGGGTGCGGGGCCATGCTCAAGCAATACGGGCACCTGTTGCACGACGACCCGGCCTACGCCACACGAGCCCAGGAGCTGGCGGCCCGCACCCGCGACGTGAGCGAATTGCTGGCCAGCGCCGGACCGCGGCGCGGCACGCGCACCATGGATAGGCGGGTCACCCACGATCCCCCGTGCCATCAAATGCACGCCCAACGCATCGTGCAGCCGCCGCTGCAGCTGCTGGGCGCCGTCCCCGGGCTTGATCTCATTCCGCTCGAAGACGCCGACCAGTGCTGCGGCTCGGCCGGCATTTACAATCTCGTTGAGCCCGATACCTCCGACGCCGTGCTCGCCCCCAAACTGGCGCGCATCAAGGAGAGCCACGCCGAACTGCTCGCCAGCGGGAACCCGGGATGCCTCATGCAAATCGGCGCCGGCCTGCTGCTGGAGAGGTCAGAGGTGAGAGTCGTGCACCCGGTCGAACTCCTTGCGGCGTCGTATGAATGA
- a CDS encoding FAD-binding oxidoreductase, with protein MKRISELAQQIGDTQEPLRIEGSGTWLEGGGPWAPAQPLPTRHLRGVVEYEPGDLVITVGAGTTLEELSAITGEHAQMLALAPYGDTTATVGAAVATASYGPLTYGDYTMRDLVLGLQVITGAGDITRVGGRVVKNVAGFDLVRLHTGAYGTLGVITEVSLRLHASPALDDIYMGTVPNAAVGGVDDLIPRIVAQRAPLPMLLRFAPDTAPQLWARVSGNAARAAALLQLVRSFGVEPPSVMAPSSVHESLRHTPANTVVLRARTHRSDAVPFVRAALDAFPLATLLYDPAHGSLRVIVPAHAAGAVERDIATWYRLAAAGGAMHTMSVVMDQGRHTTTPRIPLDDGVKRALDPRDLLNRLAPVQATSLAHPDV; from the coding sequence ATGAAGCGCATAAGCGAGCTGGCCCAGCAAATAGGCGACACCCAGGAACCGCTGCGCATCGAAGGCAGTGGTACCTGGCTGGAGGGCGGCGGTCCCTGGGCGCCCGCGCAGCCGCTCCCCACGCGCCATCTGCGCGGCGTGGTGGAATACGAACCGGGCGACCTGGTGATCACGGTGGGCGCCGGCACCACGCTCGAGGAGCTGAGCGCGATTACCGGGGAACACGCCCAGATGCTGGCGCTGGCGCCCTATGGCGACACCACGGCCACCGTGGGGGCGGCCGTCGCGACGGCGTCGTACGGCCCGCTCACGTACGGCGACTACACCATGCGCGACCTCGTGCTGGGGCTGCAGGTCATCACCGGTGCGGGAGACATCACGCGGGTAGGTGGTCGTGTGGTGAAGAATGTGGCCGGCTTCGATCTGGTCCGGCTGCACACGGGCGCCTATGGCACCCTGGGCGTGATTACTGAAGTGAGTCTGCGCCTGCACGCCAGCCCGGCGCTCGACGACATCTACATGGGCACCGTGCCCAATGCCGCGGTGGGTGGCGTGGACGATCTCATTCCGCGCATTGTGGCGCAACGAGCGCCGCTACCCATGCTCCTGCGTTTCGCTCCAGACACCGCGCCGCAACTGTGGGCGCGTGTCTCCGGCAACGCCGCACGCGCCGCCGCGCTGCTGCAGCTCGTGCGGTCGTTTGGCGTGGAGCCCCCCTCGGTCATGGCCCCCTCGTCGGTACACGAGTCGCTGCGACACACCCCCGCCAACACGGTGGTGCTGCGCGCGCGCACCCACAGGTCCGACGCGGTCCCGTTTGTGAGGGCGGCACTCGACGCCTTCCCACTGGCGACGCTGCTCTACGATCCGGCACACGGTTCGCTCCGCGTGATCGTGCCGGCGCACGCGGCCGGCGCCGTGGAGCGGGATATCGCGACCTGGTACCGCCTCGCCGCCGCCGGTGGGGCCATGCACACCATGTCCGTCGTGATGGACCAGGGACGGCACACCACCACGCCGCGCATCCCGCTGGATGACGGGGTAAAACGCGCCCTCGATCCGCGCGATCTGCTCAACCGGCTCGCGCCGGTGCAAGCCACCTCACTCGCTCACCCCGACGTCTGA